One Amaranthus tricolor cultivar Red isolate AtriRed21 chromosome 1, ASM2621246v1, whole genome shotgun sequence DNA window includes the following coding sequences:
- the LOC130800870 gene encoding calmodulin binding protein PICBP-like isoform X2: protein MGIRTFSVQEKYRGGEETEPRKKLKKVRSVKVANLDRLRLSMRKDRFRFARVFDASSDDVTEASQSSSAAISGTSSPNYMKATTSSSARKFSKVIVQDYSDPAGVNIPVNVKPEKSLKRMTSLRQSKKLSSKRSMKIRAKYSQFSDVSVGEGEMLGFGRMGFLDNTEINAGLEFDPQSLNVRASHDQESMVETGAKQKGILGRSRSRKMMRLKSMKSSRTRQRLKSRFNGEAAEIMSQEAGVSSAEPHFMKGTSTHEAKKNSDKGLARTSSLRPLRILAKIPSLRPKRNKVKKRPQGNQISGTGVTRATCSSTLKRTEIPDDVALHLRAQESEGVSSFHVCPYSYCSIHGHRHQTPSQPLKEFISARRKLLGNKKGERKCLARDKAEHCLTETKNDQPRETFSTESNGAHKLMHATTEDDRQVEDDGMDYIIKIYAKPRKKWDTTEDALNENSAASYAITYDQISVGDSDGKQEETLSEALGIEEKQGALYDDQHKRYEILRVLDVYSSDKAQQQNNSVAALSLPLEIEDSYQNSVSIGKAIEPSIEEEHQKHSDSTFHSENRLSEVITGGYLTNILSDKQKYTSMWHLIYQELVSNEESMNEAQEVIQGPEKEGGDGVDDGVAATESIALDETAAIKLVQGAIDAILHHEVESHQQSNPAHEMEACIRSELSFSPTSPSEEILEGSEVDVAATRSEWGKKQHKMKQIGDSLLPQEEPNEREASGTQMSKSLSKLRKILMTAKFIKAMEKLKKINAHTLQHLAAETKIENERVYLRHLSMNEMRNSEEWMLDYALRQVISRLDPKQQKRVAQLVEAFERVAPGKNKNGSSSNPLTSMPAPSRKLAIPMDGELKKFATPKEGPQIQVVQEQDDGFLASHKGATQENSYREEHDYQAKSTGNNILQESDEMYLSNSTSLSLVMNSESTCANSSFGEGGKGNNEPVNTLKVPSYAPTKDSEFRMSGDHMTNIFSNKQKYTSMWNLIYQHVSSEASINEKQVSHEFNEEKGGDTYYSELNDRDSTPKSYDVEQKEDQSATGERPELDQSAAIKLVKEAIGALLESCEQPNLNCIQDYYKASGYARVLCNSTPTSCTEDNAIERGKSAEKRIYSDVKEKTHLVDDTNLPLQQQVESGELKAPQRKMSKSLSKLKKAIATARFIKAMEKLTKRSPRKSYNHCSDTASMEERIYLRHQSMDGRKKDEQWMLDYALRKVISKLDPDQQRKVALLVEAFETVHPEHRENINSHCLKGEAANSTVFTFPTNKPENAQQKCSIPIEPNPQKQDDCILLSTRDESPEKSLQEHHDQQPNSADDIILQVTNETTESHSTSELSEGNIRLTSEDFTLEEPKIEKQETRAMESNSSKSTHISEAYTGGDMATILLDKQKYTSMWNLIYQHVLSNEASTTGKQEVNEDDEEGKPDDANTSQAEKDPDSFQSTQLKESEIYENNRSAVFDQSAAIQLVKEAINAILQKHEQTSDQQSLRDHHIGVDTPTEICGTTALFSTIEKPELKIEENHGHSEPKDKLHKIENKSGLLQQQAEPNEEKIAPRKLSKSLSKLKKAIVTAKFIKAMERLQKINPRKPRHLSPEVASERERVYLRHLSIKDRKSDEEWMLDYALKKVISNLAPEQQRKVALLVEAFETVKPEKKSIRYQKKSECDPAIESNDKVNVVLSYGNNNPPMEIDRQDMLGKGITFGKREQEDHGIKSLNLRRDLSSKILNSDDTNLHPNQAISRGSPVTDQLQVFAMRKEEDNVSCIDESFQKAKGVERDTEANITKGIFCDKQKNNSMWYMIYQHVQSISETEDGSTPTEIQISQNQMKTGGASSEMIADADVDDSDTSSEASELTESDAIKLVRDAINDILETPQDLENKVSSSNRAAAIESQRAVEEKPKKGLSRGYSKLRKLIICNKFIKTMEQTQKFYPQKKTGQALHSESEAEKANLKTRAVGERKGIDEWMLDNMLQNVIAGLAPVQQRKVALLVQAFEKVNPEEKTKRLCYTKTEFPDTSSEEGGIKEKEDIISSQNSKFSDSLDLNLETSKTSGTEKVAQEILKDITGRTNEFVLNGEKRSDSPGSATAETSEEICNFSDTCKATTETDEANAPCVLLEERTSFKKLKERISEHEQLAGNTKLAFKFPKMLPQLENLEDGWNYSSQEKSASLWGLILQRVTTDMLEKPETPEKCEIEADAHGDSSETSENKNDGSSQLALKVKNCRDMGVQTPKSFDFQENEAVKLVEEAVEEMLLLQDQICDTESITISTTSDQKVNSDSNGDPIEPSTSATQIAEVPTSLHSVIATPPDEKMTSSKETSPSSYNTFYKFILCKRYVKAMDKMRKLKAVPAQDISQHPHSEESTPSLRQVSTSDKNSWEEGMLDHALQKVIGNLAPAKKQRVALLVQAFETVGSQPEPKKFGEVKHHSHK, encoded by the exons TGGTGTAAATATTCCTGTTAATGTCAAACCAGAAAAATCTCTTAAGAGAATGACTAGTTTGAGGCAGTCAAAGAAGTTGTCTAGTAAAAGGTCGATGAAAATTCGAGCCAAATATTCTCAGTTTTCTGATGTTAGTGTTGGTGAAGGTGAAATGTTGGGCTTTGGTAGAATGGGATTTCTGGATAATACTGAAATCAATGCAGGACTAGAATTTGACCCACAAAGCCTAAATGTTCGTGCTTCTCATGATCAGGAGAGCATGGTCGAGACAGGAGCAAAACAGAAGGGAATCTTAGGACGATCAAGATCAAGAAAAATGATGAGACTCAAGAGCATGAAATCTTCAAGGACAAGGCAGAGGCTAAAATCCAGATTCAATGGCGAGGCAGCAGAGATAATGTCACAAGAAGCAGGGGTATCCAGTGCTGAACCACACTTCATGAAAGGCACTAGTACTCATGAAGCAAAAAAG AATTCTGACAAGGGTTTGGCAAGAACATCTAGTTTGAGACCTCTAAGGATCCTAGCAAAAATTCCGAGCCTAAGACCTAAAAGGAATAAAGTAAAGAAAAGGCCTCAGGGTAACCAAATATCAGGCACAGGAGTTACTCGTGCTACCTGTTCGTCTACTTTAAAGAGAACCGAAATCCCTGATGATGTTGCACTTCACTTGAGGGCTCAAGAATCAGAGGGAGTTTCGTCTTTCCATGTTTGTCCATACAGTTATTGCTCTATTCATGGTCACCGCCACCAAACGCCTTCCCAACCTCTCAAAGAATTCATCTCTGCAAGAAGGAAATTGTTGGGTAACAAGAAAGGAGAACGAAAGTGTCTGGCCAGGGACAAAGCAGAACATTGCTTAACTGAAACAAAAAATGATCAACCAAGAGAAACATTTTCTACTGAGAGTAATGGAGCCCATAAACTAATGCATGCCACAACAGAAGACGATCGGCAAGTAGAAGATGATGGGATGGATTATATCATAAAAATCTATGCCAAACCCAGAAAAAAGTGGGATACTACTGAAGATGCCCTAAATGAAAATTCTGCAGCATCATATGCCATCACTTATGACCAAATCAGCGTCGGGGACTCTGATGGGAAACAAGAAGAAACACTCTCTGAGGCATTAGGAATAGAG GAAAAACAAGGAGCATTGTATGATGATCAACATAAGAGATATGAGATCTTAAGAGTTCTTGATGTTTACTCGAGTGATAAAGCTCAGCAGCAGAATAACAGCGTTGCAGCTTTGAGTTTACCTTTGGAAATAGAAGACAGTTATCAAAATTCAGTTTCCATTGGTAAGGCAATTGAACCAAGTATAGAAGAAGAACACCAGAAGCATTCCGATAGTACTTTCCATTCAGAAAATAGGCTTTCAGAAGTCATTACTGGTGGTTACCTGACCAATATCCTGTCTGACAAACAGAAGTATACAAGCATGTGGCATCTGATCTATCAGGAACTTGTTTCAAATGAAGAATCAATGAATGAAGCCCAGGAGGTAATTCAAGGACCTGAAAAAGAAGGTGGTGATGGTGTGGATGATGGTGTTGCAGCAACAGAGAGCATTGCATTAGACGAAACTGCGGCCATAAAGTTGGTACAAGGAGCAATTGATGCAATTCTACATCATGAGGTAGAGTCACACCAGCAGTCAAATCCAGCCCATGAAATGGAAGCTTGTATTAGATCAGAACTGAGTTTCTCTCCAACATCTCCCTCAGAAGAAATTTTAGAAGGAAGTGAAGTAGATGTGGCGGCAACCAGGTCAGAATGGGGGAAAAAGCAACACAAAATGAAGCAAATAGGTGACAGCTTACTGCCACAAGAAGAACCAAATGAAAGAGAGGCATCCGGAACACAAATGTCCAAGAGCCTCAGCAAGCTGAGAAAAATATTAATGACTGCCAAATTTATCAAGGCAATGGAAAAACTGAAAAAGATAAATGCGCACACACTGCAACATTTGGCTGCAgaaacaaaaatagaaaatgagagaGTGTATTTAAGGCATCTAAGCATGAATGAAATGAGGAATTCTGAGGAATGGATGCTTGATTATGCGCTCCGACAGGTAATATCAAGGCTGGATCCTAAACAACAAAAAAGAGTGGCACAACTAGTAGAAGCATTTGAAAGAGTTGCCCCAGGGAAAAATAAGAATGGCAGCAGCAGTAATCCCCTGACCAGTATGCCTGCTCCGAGCAGAAAATTAGCCATTCCAATGGACGGAGAGTTAAAAAAATTTGCTACACCAAAAGAAGGCCCCCAAATACAGGTTGTGCAGGAACAAGATGATGGTTTCCTGGCATCTCATAAAGGTGCTACTCAGGAAAATTCCTATAGAGAAGAGCATGATTACCAGGCAAAGTCAACAG GAAACAACATTCTCCAAGAATCGGATGAGATGTACCTTTCAAATTCTACTTCACTTTCTTTAGTGATGAATTCAGAATCAACTTGTGCAAATTCATCATTTGGTGAAGGAGGAAAGGGTAATAATGAACCTGTAAACACACTCAAGGTTCCATCCTATGCTCCTACTAAAGATTCTGAATTCAGAATGAGTGGTGatcatatgactaatattttctcCAACAAACAAAAGTATACCAGTATGTGGAACCTGATCTACCAACACGTATCAAGTGAAGCATCAATCAATGAGAAACAGGTATCACATGAATTCAATGAAGAGAAAGGTGGTGATACATACTACTCTGAATTGAACGACAGGGACTCGACTCCCAAAAGTTACGACGTGGAACAAAAGGAAGATCAGAGTGCAACTGGCGAAAGGCCCGAACTTGACCAATCAGCTGCCATAAAGTTGGTAAAAGAAGCCATTGGTGCACTTTTAGAAAGTTGTGAACAGCCAAATTTAAACTGTATTCAAGACTATTACAAAGCGTCAGGTTACGCTAGAGTTCTGTGCAATTCAACTCCTACATCTTGCACAGAAGACAATGCCATAGAAAGGGGTAAGAGTGCAGAGAAGCGTATCTACTCAGATGTCAAAGAAAAGACACATCTAGTAGATGATACAAATCTCCCACTCCAGCAGCAAGTAGAAAGTGGTGAATTGAAAGCACCTCAGAGAAAAATGTCCAAAAGCTTAAGCAAGCTAAAGAAAGCGATTGCAACTGCCAGATTCATCAAAGCGATGGAAAAGCTGACAAAGCGTAGTCCACGTAAATCATATAATCATTGTTCAGACACAGCCTCAATGGAAGAAAGAATTTATCTAAGACATCAGAGCATGGATGGAAGGAAAAAGGATGAGCAATGGATGCTCGATTATGCACTTAGAAAGGTAATATCCAAGCTGGATCCTGATCAACAAAGAAAAGTGGCACTACTAGTTGAAGCATTTGAAACAGTGCACCCTGAGCACCGAGAAAATATCAACAGTCATTGTCTAAAAGGTGAAGCTGCTAACAGCACGGTATTCACCTTCCCAACAAACAAACCAGAAAATGCTCAGCAGAAGTGCTCTATACCTATTGAACCTAATCCTCAGAAGCAAGATGATTGCATCCTATTATCCACAAGAGATGAGTCTCCAGAAAAAAGTCTGCAGGAACATCATGATCAACAGCCAAATTCAGCAG ATGACATAATACTGCAAGTGACTAATGAAACTACAGAATCACATTCAACTTCGGAGTTGTCTGAAGGCAATATAAGATTAACTTCAGAGGATTTCACACTTGAAGAACCCAAAATCGAGAAACAAGAAACAAGAGCAATGGAATCTAATTCCTCAAAATCAACTCATATTTCTGAGGCATACACAGGTGGTGATATGGCCACTATCCTGTTGGACAAACAGAAGTACACTAGCATGTGGAACCTTATCTATCAACATGTTCTCTCAAATGAAGCATCAACTACTGGAAAGCAGGAAGTCAATGAAGACGATGAAGAGGGAAAACCTGATGATGCAAACACAAGCCAAGCAGAAAAGGATCCAGATTCATTCCAGAGCACTCAGTTGAAGGAATCAGAGATATATGAAAATAACCGAAGTGCAGTCTTTGATCAGTCAGCAGCCATACAACTGGTGAAAGAAGCAATCAATGCAATCCTGCAAAAGCACGAGCAAACATCGGACCAGCAGTCCCTTCGAGATCATCACATAGGTGTTGATACTCCAACAGAAATTTGTGGTACAACTGCTCTTTTTTCCACAATAGAGAAGCCTGAACTAAAGATCGAGGAAAATCATGGTCATTCAGAACCAAAAGACAAGCTCCACAAAATAGAGAACAAAAGTGGCCTACTCCAGCAGCAAGCAGAACCAAATGAAGAAAAGATAGCCCCGAGGAAATTGTCGAAGAGCTTAAGCAAGCTGAAAAAAGCTATTGTAACTGCCAAGTTCATCAAAGCAATGGAAAGACTTCAAAAGATCAACCCGCGTAAACCTAGGCATCTATCTCCAGAGGTGGCCTCAGAGAGAGAAAGGGTCTACCTAAGGCATTTAAGCATCAAAGATCGGAAAAGTGACGAAGAATGGATGCTTGATTATGCCCTCAAAAAGGTAATTTCTAACCTTGCTCCTGAACAGCAGAGAAAAGTAGCACTACTTGTAGAAGCATTTGAAACAGTCAAGCCAGAGAAAAAAAGCATTAGATATCAAAAGAAATCAGAGTGCGACCCTGCGATTGAATCTAATGACAAAGTTAATGTTGTATTGTCTTATGGTAACAACAATCCTCCCATGGAAATTGATAGACAAGACATGCTTGGTAAAGGTATTACATTTGGCAAAAGAGAGCAAGAAGATCATGGCATAAAGTCCTTAAACCTCAGGAGAGACTTATCCAGTAAGATTCTTAATTCAGATGACACCAATTTGCACCCTAATCAAGCCATATCAAGAG GTTCTCCAGTTACTGACCAATTGCAAGTGTTCGCAATGAGAAAAGAGGAGGATAATGTCAGTTGCATAGATGAATCATTTCAAAAAGCCAAGGGTGTTGAGCGGGACACAGAGGCTAACATCACCAAAGGCATTTTCTGTGACAAACAGAAGAATAACAGTATGTGGTACATGATATATCAGCATGTCCAATCCATTAGTGAaacagaagatgggagcacgcCGACTGAAATACAGATCAGTCAAAACCAGATGAAAACGGGAGGTGCGTCCTCGGAGATGATCGCTGATGCAGATGTTGATGACAGCGATACAAGCAGCGAAGCAAGTGAGCTTACTGAGAGTGATGCCATTAAGCTGGTAAGAGATGCCATCAATGATATCCTTGAAACCCCACAAGACCTTGAAAATAAAGTTTCTTCCAGCAATAGGGCAGCAGCTATAGAAAGTCAAAGAGCAGTAGAGGAAAAGCCAAAAAAAGGCTTGTCCAGAGGCTACAGCAAGCtgagaaaattaattatttgcaaCAAATTCATCAAGACTATGGAACAGACACAGAAGTTCTACCCACAAAAGAAAACTGGTCAAGCCTTGCATTCTGAATCAGAAGCAGAAAAGGCTAATCTAAAGACTCGTGCAGTTGGTGAGAGAAAAGGGATTGATGAATGGATGCTTGATAACATGTTGCAGAACGTTATTGCTGGGCTTGCCCCAGtacaacaaagaaaagtagcctTGTTGGTTCAAGCCTTTGAAAAAGTCAATCCAGAAGAAAAGACAAAAAGACTCTGTTACACTAAAACAGAATTCCCTGATACCAGTTCAGAAGAAGGTGGTATCAAGGAAAAAGAAGATATAATATCATCACAGAACTCAAAATTTTCTGATAGCCTGGACCTCAACCTagaaacatcaaaaacttcTGGCACAGAAAAGGTTGCACAAGAAATCCTAAAAGACATAACTGGCCGGACCAATGAATTTGTGTTGAATGGGGAGAAACGGAGTGATAGCCCAGGTAGTGCTACAGCTGAGACATCTGAAGAAATTTGCAATTTTTCAGATACTTGCAAGGCTACAACAGAGACTGATGAAGCAAATGCACCATGTGTTCTGCTGGAGGAAAGAACAAGTTTCAAAAAGCTTAAGGAGAGAATTTCAGAACACGAACAGTTGGCTGGGAATACAAAACTAGCCTTCAAATTTCCAAAAATGCTTCCACAACTGGAGAATTTGGAAGATGGGTGGAATTACAGCTCACAAGAAAAATCTGCCAGCCTCTGGGGGTTGATACTGCAGCGCGTCACTACTGATATGTTGGAGAAACCTGAAACCCCAGAAAAATGTGAGATTGAAGCAGATGCACACGGAGACAGCTCTGAGACATCAGAAAACAAAAACGATGGCTCTTCTCAGCTAgctttgaaagtcaaaaattgCAGGGATATGGGTGTCCAGACTCCAAAGAGTTTTGATTTCCAAGAGAATGAAGCAGTTAAGTTGGTAGAGGAAGCAGTAGAAGAAATGCTACTTCTTCAGGACCAAATTTGCGACACAGAATCAATAACTATTAGCACAACATCAGATCAAAAAGTTAACAGTGATAGCAATGGAGATCCCATAGAACCCTCAACTTCTGCTACACAGATTGCAGAAGTTCCAACATCGCTTCATAGTGTTATTGCAACACCTCCAGACGAAAAAATGACATCATCGAAAGAAACTTCACCCAGCAGCTACAACACATTTTATAAATTCATTCTATGTAAGAGATACGTCAAGGCAATGGACAAAATGCGAAAACTGAAAGCAGTGCCTGCTCAAGACATTTCTCAACATCCTCACTCGGAAGAGAGTACTCCTTCATTGCGTCAAGTTTCAACCAGTGACAAAAACAGTTGGGAGGAAGGGATGCTTGATCATGCTCTTCAGAAAGTTATTGGAAACCTAGCGCCTGCCAAAAAGCAACGTGTAGCACTTCTGGTTCAAGCTTTCGAGACAGTAGGTTCACAGCCAGAACCAAAAAAATTTGGAGAGGTAAAGCATCATTCTCATAAGTAA